In Liquorilactobacillus nagelii DSM 13675, the following proteins share a genomic window:
- a CDS encoding acetate/propionate family kinase, translating to MIKVLAINAGSSSLKWKLFLMPQQKVLAQGLIEKIGLPDSQVSFILGKKHYQFNWIIKTQLAAVKQLLKLLREYSIVTNLDEIKAVGHRFVNGGSSFSDSVIVNEKVLQQLTGLNELAPLHNPSNIMAIKAFKQALPAAVSVAVFDTGFHQSLPIKNFLYSLPYQYYQRFQVRKYGAHGISYRYVFNKLLESSGLIAKKTNAIIMHLGSGASICAIKEGRSFDTSMGFSPVSGITMQTRVGDVDASAIVYLQKKLGINSEKMLEILNNNSGILGISGISPDMRDVLADTAASKRAQLAIEIFVNQIVKYIGAYIAELQQVDAIVFTGGIGENIPLIREKICQQLGFMGVKVDSEKNQNPQKYPLISTPKSSSTVWVIPTNEELMIAQDAYRLADY from the coding sequence ATGATTAAAGTTCTAGCAATTAATGCAGGTAGTTCATCACTAAAGTGGAAATTGTTTTTAATGCCACAACAAAAAGTTTTGGCACAAGGTTTAATTGAAAAAATTGGTTTGCCTGATAGTCAAGTTAGCTTTATTTTAGGAAAAAAACATTACCAATTTAATTGGATAATTAAAACCCAATTAGCGGCCGTTAAGCAGCTTTTAAAACTGTTACGTGAATATTCTATTGTCACGAATTTAGATGAAATAAAAGCTGTGGGCCATCGGTTCGTAAATGGGGGGAGTTCTTTTTCGGATTCAGTGATTGTTAATGAAAAAGTTTTGCAACAATTAACAGGACTTAATGAACTGGCTCCTCTGCATAATCCAAGTAACATTATGGCTATTAAAGCTTTTAAACAGGCGTTACCAGCTGCAGTTAGTGTTGCAGTTTTTGATACGGGCTTTCATCAATCGTTACCAATTAAGAATTTTTTATATAGCTTACCTTATCAATATTATCAACGCTTTCAGGTCAGAAAATATGGAGCGCACGGAATTAGTTATCGGTATGTTTTTAACAAATTATTAGAATCATCAGGCTTAATAGCTAAAAAAACAAATGCAATAATTATGCATTTGGGTTCGGGAGCATCAATTTGTGCAATTAAAGAGGGACGTTCCTTTGATACTAGTATGGGATTCTCACCAGTTTCTGGAATAACAATGCAAACTAGGGTTGGTGATGTTGACGCATCTGCAATTGTTTATTTGCAAAAAAAATTAGGAATCAATTCAGAAAAGATGTTGGAAATTTTAAATAATAATTCAGGCATTTTGGGAATTTCAGGAATTTCACCAGATATGCGTGATGTCTTGGCTGATACGGCAGCTTCTAAACGTGCGCAATTGGCAATTGAAATTTTTGTAAATCAGATTGTTAAATATATTGGGGCATATATTGCTGAATTGCAACAGGTTGATGCAATAGTTTTTACAGGTGGAATCGGAGAAAATATTCCTTTGATTAGGGAAAAAATTTGTCAACAATTAGGATTTATGGGTGTTAAAGTTGATTCTGAAAAAAATCAAAACCCTCAAAAGTATCCTTTAATTAGTACTCCAAAGTCGTCCTCAACTGTATGGGTAATACCAACAAATGAAGAATTGATGATTGCTCAAGATGCCTATCGGTTAGCAGATTATTAA
- the ccpA gene encoding catabolite control protein A yields MEKHTITIYDVAREAAVSMATVSRVVNGNPNVKPATRKKVLEVIDRLDYRPNAVARGLASKKTTTVGVIIPDVTNVYFSSLARGIDDVATMYKYNIILANSDGNPQKELLVLNTLLAKQVDGIIYMGNNISPELRSQFSRSKTPIVLAGSIDDKEEMGSVHINYVAAVEEAVADLLNHGNQRVAFISGPLSEPINGEDRLKGYKNVLAKNGIDFDPELVFETDYSYRAGEILWPAIVSAGATAAFVGDDELAAGVLNGAQDAGVKVPEEFELITSNNSKITEIVRPKMSSITQPLYDIGAVSMRYLTKMMNKEEMTEKTVELPYGFIKRSTTK; encoded by the coding sequence ATGGAAAAACATACAATTACGATTTATGATGTTGCTCGAGAAGCTGCTGTTTCAATGGCAACTGTTTCACGAGTTGTTAATGGTAACCCCAATGTCAAACCAGCTACGCGTAAAAAAGTTTTAGAAGTTATTGATCGGCTTGATTATCGTCCTAATGCGGTAGCTCGAGGATTAGCTAGCAAAAAAACTACGACTGTCGGAGTAATTATTCCTGATGTAACAAACGTTTATTTTTCCTCATTAGCTCGAGGAATCGACGATGTTGCCACCATGTACAAATATAATATCATTTTAGCTAATTCCGATGGTAATCCTCAAAAAGAATTATTGGTACTGAATACTTTATTAGCAAAACAAGTTGATGGAATTATTTATATGGGAAACAATATTAGTCCGGAATTAAGATCACAGTTTTCACGGAGTAAAACTCCAATTGTCTTGGCGGGTTCAATTGATGACAAAGAGGAGATGGGCAGTGTTCATATTAATTATGTAGCAGCTGTTGAAGAGGCTGTGGCTGACCTGTTGAATCATGGAAATCAAAGAGTAGCCTTTATTTCCGGACCACTGAGCGAACCGATTAATGGTGAGGATCGCTTAAAGGGCTATAAAAATGTCTTGGCTAAAAATGGAATTGACTTTGATCCGGAATTAGTTTTTGAAACAGATTACAGTTATCGTGCTGGGGAAATTTTATGGCCAGCCATTGTATCTGCTGGAGCGACTGCAGCTTTTGTCGGTGATGATGAATTAGCAGCCGGTGTTTTAAATGGTGCGCAAGATGCTGGAGTTAAAGTTCCAGAAGAATTTGAATTAATTACCAGCAATAATTCGAAGATCACAGAAATTGTTCGGCCAAAAATGTCATCAATTACGCAGCCTTTGTATGATATTGGAGCAGTTTCGATGCGTTATCTAACTAAAATGATGAACAAAGAGGAAATGACGGAAAAGACTGTTGAATTGCCTTATGGTTTTATTAAACGTTCAACAACTAAGTAA
- a CDS encoding YebC/PmpR family DNA-binding transcriptional regulator — MSGHSKWNNIQGRKNAQDAKRGKIFQKLSREIYMAARSGGPDPDGNPQLRLMLDKARAANMPKDNVKRAIDKSTGADGANYEEITYEGYGPGGVAVLVHALTDNRNRTASAVRADFTRNGGNLGETGSVSFMFDRRGYIAIAREGLDVDEDQMFEDVIDAGAEDLQTADDVFEIYTDPKDFTAVRDALEKKYDLANAELTMIPQNYVPVPADKVEQFERMIDRLEDEDDVSEVYHAGELSED; from the coding sequence ATGTCAGGACATTCTAAATGGAATAACATCCAGGGCCGGAAAAATGCTCAGGATGCCAAACGCGGTAAAATTTTCCAAAAATTATCACGTGAAATTTATATGGCGGCTAGAAGTGGCGGTCCTGATCCGGATGGTAACCCGCAATTACGCTTGATGCTTGATAAAGCGCGTGCTGCAAACATGCCGAAGGATAATGTTAAACGTGCAATTGATAAATCAACTGGTGCAGATGGTGCTAACTATGAAGAAATCACCTACGAGGGTTATGGCCCAGGAGGCGTTGCAGTCTTAGTTCATGCACTGACTGATAACCGGAATCGAACGGCTTCAGCTGTTCGGGCGGATTTCACACGCAATGGTGGTAATTTAGGCGAAACTGGTTCGGTTAGTTTTATGTTTGATCGACGTGGCTACATTGCAATTGCTCGTGAAGGATTAGACGTTGATGAAGATCAAATGTTTGAAGATGTCATTGATGCTGGTGCTGAAGATCTTCAAACCGCAGATGATGTTTTTGAAATTTATACAGATCCGAAAGATTTTACAGCAGTACGTGATGCGCTCGAGAAAAAATATGATTTGGCTAATGCAGAATTAACAATGATTCCGCAAAATTATGTACCTGTTCCAGCTGATAAAGTTGAACAGTTTGAAAGAATGATCGATCGTTTAGAAGATGAAGATGACGTTTCTGAGGTTTATCATGCTGGAGAGTTATCAGAAGATTAA
- the comGC gene encoding competence type IV pilus major pilin ComGC translates to MIMGKKKVQGFTLIEMSIVLFIIALLILIILPNIGSQRQRAQMVSDQALVHVVQTQADLYRDQFDTKNVSLEDLKKEGFLSESQYKKAIKEKIQVQE, encoded by the coding sequence ATGATAATGGGTAAGAAAAAAGTTCAAGGATTCACCTTAATTGAAATGTCAATTGTTCTTTTCATAATTGCTCTATTAATACTAATTATCTTACCAAACATCGGCTCACAGCGACAGAGAGCTCAAATGGTAAGCGATCAGGCTTTAGTACATGTAGTTCAAACACAAGCAGATTTATATCGTGATCAGTTCGATACTAAAAATGTTTCACTAGAGGATTTGAAAAAAGAAGGTTTTTTGAGTGAATCTCAGTATAAAAAGGCAATCAAGGAGAAAATTCAAGTTCAAGAATAG
- a CDS encoding class I SAM-dependent methyltransferase, producing the protein MSTGDIEQGLKLFLKSVELLQETLDSSFIDAVIESGDNLNDKQVLVENGKPDQLQQKELLKIYQEMSQLDLKQEEKRKIIQFVLLRAEHVDKIQTNHQLTPDVSGILISSLLQNFLSKDKPAMILDLAAGTGNLLFTIANNLSQTGFKKLELAGIDNDDTLLAVASMSARWQKLAVELYHQDAVEALVTSKADVIVTDLPVGYYPIDQRAERFTTHAAKGHSLVHFLLIEQALLQLKPGGLGVFLIPKDVFKSTDSNLLLKMIQENGYFQGLLNLPSELFTDKKAQKAMLILQKKGGKAHQAEPVLIGEFPSVKSHQEIADFIQQIRSWQQENLSY; encoded by the coding sequence ATGAGTACAGGTGATATTGAACAAGGCTTAAAGTTATTTTTAAAATCGGTTGAATTATTACAAGAAACGTTAGATTCTTCTTTTATAGATGCAGTGATTGAATCTGGTGATAATTTAAATGATAAACAGGTTTTGGTTGAAAATGGAAAACCAGATCAATTGCAGCAAAAAGAATTGCTGAAAATTTATCAGGAAATGTCACAATTGGATTTAAAGCAAGAAGAAAAAAGAAAAATAATCCAGTTTGTTTTACTACGAGCCGAACATGTTGATAAAATTCAAACTAACCATCAATTGACTCCGGATGTTAGTGGAATTCTAATTAGTTCTTTATTACAAAACTTTTTGAGTAAAGATAAGCCAGCAATGATTTTGGACTTAGCAGCTGGAACTGGAAATTTATTGTTTACGATTGCTAATAATTTAAGTCAAACTGGTTTTAAAAAGTTAGAGTTAGCTGGGATAGACAATGATGATACTTTACTGGCGGTTGCTAGTATGAGTGCCCGTTGGCAAAAGTTAGCGGTTGAGTTATATCATCAAGATGCAGTTGAAGCATTGGTGACCTCGAAAGCCGATGTTATTGTAACAGACTTACCAGTTGGTTATTACCCAATTGATCAGCGAGCTGAGAGATTCACTACTCATGCTGCTAAGGGTCACTCGTTAGTACACTTTTTGTTAATTGAACAGGCCTTACTACAATTGAAACCAGGTGGTTTAGGTGTCTTTTTAATCCCCAAGGACGTTTTCAAATCGACTGATAGTAACCTTTTATTGAAGATGATTCAAGAAAATGGTTATTTTCAGGGACTACTAAATTTACCAAGCGAATTATTTACAGATAAAAAAGCCCAAAAAGCAATGTTGATTTTGCAAAAAAAAGGTGGAAAAGCTCATCAAGCTGAACCTGTTTTGATTGGTGAGTTTCCTTCAGTAAAATCTCACCAAGAGATAGCCGATTTTATTCAGCAGATAAGAAGTTGGCAACAGGAAAACTTAAGTTATTAG
- a CDS encoding prepilin-type N-terminal cleavage/methylation domain-containing protein, which translates to MKSCRGFTLWECLVALIVVSGFTLIVQLALSTIQRQTFFQRDEDRLNWYRFKSTLTGDNLALQFVSQDKQLVLYSPITMKKYQLIYNSEEQLLKLTGEKNGYLPLLYQVSTCQIKVQDSYLSIKVGIHNCEYQMKYYLLKAGEIYEK; encoded by the coding sequence ATGAAAAGTTGCAGAGGATTTACTTTATGGGAATGTTTAGTTGCCTTAATTGTGGTTAGTGGTTTCACTTTGATTGTTCAGTTAGCATTGTCAACTATTCAACGGCAAACTTTTTTTCAAAGAGATGAAGATCGATTAAATTGGTATCGGTTTAAGTCAACTTTAACTGGAGATAATTTAGCATTACAATTTGTTTCACAAGATAAGCAACTAGTGTTATATAGTCCTATTACCATGAAAAAATATCAATTAATTTATAATAGTGAAGAACAGCTGTTAAAATTAACTGGTGAAAAAAATGGTTACTTGCCACTCCTTTATCAAGTTTCGACTTGTCAGATTAAGGTTCAAGATAGCTATTTATCAATTAAAGTAGGTATTCATAATTGTGAATATCAAATGAAATATTACTTATTGAAAGCTGGAGAAATCTATGAAAAATAG
- the comGA gene encoding competence type IV pilus ATPase ComGA: protein MIEKLMLEMLQDFIVKNATDIYFMPVAAEFEIKTLIRNKLQMYRRIPQNFGLQLINFLKFRAGLMLSEHRRPQTGSLIFNELSNSKKQVFGRISTVGDFQGRESMVIRLIYQLSLAKDNFFFEDQYELLKNQLPKKGLILFCGPVSSGKTTTMYQLADLCKNQQVMTIEDPVEIYAPNFLQLQVNEKANMTYLNLLKAALRHHPDLLIIGEIRDQATAKAVFDAALSGHLVFSTLHANCAASAINRLIDWEIPVTDLIAAIRLINYQRLLPTVKQSFKILCEQVLINSAELEILKRGLISDEWGKQLERCFQSNWISLSTKKIFAAG, encoded by the coding sequence ATGATCGAAAAGTTAATGTTAGAAATGTTACAAGACTTTATAGTTAAGAATGCAACAGATATTTATTTTATGCCAGTAGCAGCCGAATTTGAAATTAAAACTTTGATTAGAAATAAATTGCAAATGTATCGAAGGATACCTCAGAACTTTGGCCTACAACTAATCAATTTTTTGAAATTTAGAGCGGGATTAATGCTGAGTGAACATCGACGACCCCAAACTGGTTCTTTGATTTTCAATGAGCTGTCAAATTCAAAAAAACAAGTTTTTGGTCGGATATCAACAGTAGGTGATTTTCAAGGTAGAGAATCAATGGTAATTCGTTTGATTTATCAGTTATCTTTAGCAAAAGATAATTTTTTCTTTGAAGACCAATACGAACTACTCAAAAATCAATTACCAAAAAAAGGATTAATTTTATTTTGTGGACCGGTAAGTTCCGGTAAAACAACGACGATGTACCAATTAGCAGATTTATGTAAAAATCAACAGGTAATGACGATTGAGGATCCAGTCGAAATTTATGCCCCAAATTTTTTGCAACTACAAGTTAATGAAAAAGCTAATATGACGTATTTAAATCTCTTAAAAGCAGCTTTAAGACATCATCCAGATCTTTTAATTATTGGTGAAATTAGAGATCAGGCAACAGCTAAAGCAGTATTTGATGCTGCTTTAAGTGGTCATCTGGTTTTTTCTACACTTCATGCAAATTGTGCAGCTAGTGCGATAAATCGCTTAATTGACTGGGAAATTCCAGTAACTGATTTAATTGCAGCCATTAGATTAATTAATTATCAAAGGCTTTTACCAACAGTTAAACAGTCATTTAAAATTTTATGTGAACAAGTATTAATTAATTCAGCCGAATTAGAAATTTTAAAACGGGGCTTAATCTCTGATGAATGGGGGAAACAACTTGAAAGATGTTTTCAGAGTAACTGGATCTCTTTGTCAACTAAAAAAATTTTTGCAGCCGGATAG
- a CDS encoding VanZ family protein, whose product MAVGIMALLFISSSMTYHQQTTVPLLERYLATKPFENQLAKLSFTYGGQTISVQAAGYFKFVEFFMRKAAHYFIYLGLGACFTLALRERLGGKVLTIFVCTLMSLGYAALDEFHEMLTGGRTPLFQDVILDGIGALTGILLIIWLKRK is encoded by the coding sequence ATGGCAGTCGGAATTATGGCTCTTTTATTCATCAGTTCATCAATGACGTATCATCAGCAAACAACAGTTCCGTTATTGGAGCGCTATCTAGCAACAAAACCCTTTGAAAATCAGTTAGCTAAACTTTCATTTACTTATGGTGGCCAAACGATTAGCGTTCAAGCGGCAGGGTATTTTAAATTCGTTGAGTTTTTTATGCGTAAAGCGGCCCATTACTTTATTTATCTGGGGTTAGGGGCTTGTTTTACCCTAGCCTTACGGGAACGATTGGGTGGTAAAGTACTAACTATTTTTGTTTGTACATTAATGTCACTAGGCTATGCGGCACTTGATGAATTTCATGAAATGCTAACTGGAGGCAGAACACCACTGTTTCAAGATGTTATTTTAGATGGAATTGGTGCTTTAACTGGAATTTTATTGATAATTTGGTTGAAACGAAAGTAA
- a CDS encoding prepilin-type N-terminal cleavage/methylation domain-containing protein, whose protein sequence is MNLSIKRQSRRKFKFKNRGFTLIEMLVVLALMGVLLIISIRPANKTTDNYQEKIFWQELQHAWNNQITTVTQQKLTGKVEFNQGKVIFYVNSYKNMVIKIPATLEIYRGYRFHINSTGQTNGGTVVFNSTDRQRRFYLVVQLGWGKYYVKQVN, encoded by the coding sequence GTGAATCTCAGTATAAAAAGGCAATCAAGGAGAAAATTCAAGTTCAAGAATAGAGGTTTCACTTTAATTGAAATGCTGGTTGTTTTGGCTTTAATGGGGGTATTATTAATAATTTCTATCAGGCCAGCGAATAAGACAACCGATAATTATCAAGAAAAAATTTTTTGGCAAGAATTACAGCATGCTTGGAATAATCAAATAACAACAGTTACTCAACAAAAATTAACGGGTAAAGTAGAATTTAACCAAGGAAAAGTAATTTTTTATGTGAATAGTTATAAAAATATGGTTATTAAAATTCCAGCAACATTAGAGATATATCGTGGTTATCGATTTCATATTAATTCGACTGGGCAAACGAATGGAGGTACAGTTGTTTTTAATTCGACTGATCGGCAGCGGAGGTTCTATTTGGTTGTTCAGTTAGGATGGGGGAAATATTATGTCAAGCAGGTCAACTAA
- a CDS encoding type II secretion system F family protein: MKDVFRVTGSLCQLKKFLQPDRNEHWSIRQQTEFFQTYYVLLREGFSLKQIAADLPVLYPQDREKFLKIYDCLNKGQTLSNSLRPYISQDVANQLWIAESHGMLLTCLKQLARFYTQKRQQLEHLKAVLLYPIILVAMMLFLLFSITFYLKPELQLIQTTSVPTNRIILRIKKISIILMSIILLSFIRYLWNIKKLFKKQHYLSRWDWFCDIPVFSKIFRTYAYYYLAFNLGLLLKGGLDLQSICNLLVRFDHRSLLYQFNLSLHNLSISGQELSVLADQKKYIPPEFRLFFSKGSTLENLSNELLFYANLTYGRLLFQLNRLIELIQPIMFVVIGIVIVLTYLSILLPMYQNLGGINYDNG; encoded by the coding sequence TTGAAAGATGTTTTCAGAGTAACTGGATCTCTTTGTCAACTAAAAAAATTTTTGCAGCCGGATAGGAATGAGCATTGGAGTATTCGACAGCAGACAGAATTTTTCCAAACTTACTATGTCTTATTACGAGAAGGGTTTTCTCTAAAACAAATTGCTGCTGATTTGCCAGTATTATATCCACAAGATCGTGAAAAATTTTTAAAGATTTACGACTGTTTGAATAAAGGACAGACTTTGAGTAATAGTTTGCGTCCGTATATTAGTCAAGATGTTGCCAACCAACTGTGGATTGCTGAATCTCATGGTATGCTGCTGACCTGTTTAAAGCAATTAGCCAGATTTTATACACAAAAACGTCAGCAACTGGAACACTTAAAAGCAGTTTTATTATATCCGATTATCTTAGTTGCTATGATGTTGTTTTTGCTTTTTAGCATTACTTTTTACTTAAAGCCAGAATTACAATTGATTCAAACAACATCAGTACCGACAAATAGAATAATTTTACGGATTAAAAAAATTTCAATTATTTTGATGAGTATAATTTTGTTGTCATTCATTAGATATTTGTGGAATATCAAAAAGTTATTTAAAAAGCAACATTACCTTTCTAGGTGGGACTGGTTTTGTGATATTCCAGTTTTTAGTAAAATATTTCGCACATATGCTTACTATTACCTAGCTTTTAATCTGGGACTGTTATTGAAAGGGGGATTGGATTTACAAAGTATCTGTAATTTACTAGTTAGGTTTGATCACCGCTCGCTGTTATATCAATTTAATTTAAGTTTGCATAATTTATCAATTTCGGGTCAAGAACTGTCAGTCCTAGCTGATCAAAAGAAATATATTCCTCCTGAATTTCGGCTTTTCTTTAGTAAAGGAAGTACATTAGAAAATTTAAGTAATGAATTGTTGTTCTACGCAAACTTAACTTATGGTCGGTTATTATTTCAACTTAACCGGTTAATTGAATTGATCCAACCAATAATGTTTGTAGTAATTGGAATTGTAATAGTATTGACATATTTAAGTATTTTACTGCCAATGTACCAAAACTTAGGAGGTATAAATTATGATAATGGGTAA
- a CDS encoding amino acid permease, with amino-acid sequence MKNDQNLARGLKNRHVQLIALGGTIGTGLFLGAGKSIKLAGPAIIIAYLLTGVICFWLMRAMGELLLSDLSNHSFIDFISKYLGEKIGLVTGWTYWFCWITIAMADVTASGLYVQYWFPTLPRWLPGLIILLVLLIVNMTAVGLFGETEFWFALIKIVAIVVLIVTGIILVLVNYRTPLGTASLNNLVKYQGFLPHGVSGLISSFQMVTFGFIGIELIGVTASETQDPQITIPKAINEIPTRVILFYVGSLMALMCIYPWNHISPTQSPFVQVFKGIGISMAAGIINFVVLTAAASACNSSIFSTSRMIFTLSYGKKHKLYNWLSHLSRRQVPANAIIFSTLTIGLAVAANFVFSNTALFAFISSVATTCFLFIWAMIMLAHLKFRHLTKTKSSKFTMPWYPFSDYAVLLFLGFVAVIMCLNSTTFWALVASIFWLVILWLLIAFKQFEEH; translated from the coding sequence ATGAAAAATGATCAAAATTTGGCGCGGGGATTAAAAAATCGTCATGTCCAACTGATTGCACTAGGAGGAACGATTGGCACAGGGCTATTTCTTGGCGCGGGAAAGTCAATTAAATTAGCTGGTCCGGCAATTATCATTGCTTATTTATTGACAGGAGTTATATGTTTTTGGTTAATGAGAGCAATGGGAGAGTTATTGCTATCTGATTTAAGCAATCATTCCTTTATCGATTTCATTAGCAAATATTTAGGAGAAAAGATCGGGTTGGTAACTGGTTGGACCTATTGGTTTTGTTGGATTACAATTGCGATGGCGGATGTTACGGCTAGTGGACTCTATGTTCAATATTGGTTTCCAACTCTTCCCCGCTGGTTACCAGGCTTAATTATTCTTTTAGTATTGTTGATTGTTAATATGACGGCTGTCGGGCTTTTTGGGGAAACAGAGTTTTGGTTTGCGTTAATTAAAATTGTGGCGATTGTTGTTTTGATAGTTACTGGAATTATCTTGGTACTGGTTAATTATCGCACGCCGCTAGGAACAGCATCACTCAATAACTTAGTCAAATATCAAGGCTTTTTACCTCATGGGGTTAGTGGTCTAATTAGTTCATTTCAAATGGTAACATTTGGTTTTATTGGAATTGAATTAATAGGGGTAACTGCATCAGAAACACAAGATCCGCAAATTACAATACCTAAGGCAATTAATGAAATTCCGACAAGAGTAATCTTGTTTTACGTTGGGTCCTTAATGGCTTTAATGTGTATTTATCCTTGGAATCATATTTCACCAACTCAAAGTCCTTTTGTCCAAGTTTTTAAAGGAATTGGAATTTCAATGGCTGCAGGTATTATTAATTTTGTAGTTTTAACCGCTGCAGCGTCAGCCTGTAATAGTTCAATTTTCAGCACTAGCCGGATGATCTTTACTTTAAGTTACGGGAAAAAACATAAACTTTATAATTGGTTGAGTCATTTGTCGCGCCGGCAAGTTCCGGCAAATGCAATTATTTTTTCAACTTTGACAATTGGTTTGGCAGTTGCAGCTAACTTTGTTTTTTCCAATACAGCATTATTTGCTTTTATTTCTAGTGTTGCAACAACATGTTTTCTCTTTATTTGGGCGATGATTATGTTAGCGCATCTTAAATTTAGACATTTAACTAAAACAAAATCGAGTAAGTTTACAATGCCGTGGTATCCTTTTAGTGACTATGCAGTACTGTTATTCTTGGGTTTTGTAGCAGTAATTATGTGTTTGAATAGTACGACTTTTTGGGCTTTGGTGGCTTCAATTTTCTGGTTAGTAATACTCTGGCTGCTGATAGCATTCAAGCAGTTCGAGGAACATTGA
- a CDS encoding bifunctional metallophosphatase/5'-nucleotidase gives MAIEKLVVFHTNDLHSHFENVPKIRRYLQQTRKMLEKAQTSVLAFDLGDAMDRVHPYTEATNGKINIELMNQIGYDAVTIGNNEGIGNSHQQLMDLYRDAKFPVIVDNLLDRTTGKPPKWTCQKKIFTTANNTRIGILGCTAPFDATYDMNNWEALSVDQVLPDLVRSLAAETDYIILLSHLGINWDRKLAHEYPQINLIIGSHTHHLLKKGEWVGDTLLGAAGKWGQYVGQITLNFDDHHLKSAQAETIKIEDQPEQVGDQIEITNYQQTGERLLQQFKVANIPNALPASWQSSSPLMKVTLAAIQQLTRTKLAILNGGLFLGDLEQGVITKNDLHRILPHPMRVVKVRLNGYNLWRLIREMEKNRNHLRNAIVKGNGFRGKIFGELVYAGIKFDTEEKRVIVNGHSINLSADYEIATVDNFIYCPFFPTLEIAGHAKYWGDRFLRDILGEYLAELYPVRKG, from the coding sequence ATGGCAATAGAAAAATTGGTTGTTTTTCACACAAATGATTTGCATTCACATTTTGAAAATGTTCCTAAAATACGTAGGTATTTGCAACAGACGAGAAAAATGTTAGAAAAAGCCCAGACATCTGTGCTCGCTTTCGATCTAGGTGATGCAATGGATCGTGTTCATCCGTACACCGAAGCAACAAATGGTAAAATTAACATTGAATTGATGAATCAAATTGGTTATGATGCAGTTACAATTGGAAATAATGAAGGAATTGGCAACTCGCATCAACAACTGATGGATCTATACCGGGATGCAAAATTTCCAGTAATCGTTGACAATTTGCTTGATAGAACAACTGGAAAACCGCCAAAATGGACTTGTCAAAAAAAAATATTTACTACTGCAAATAATACTAGAATTGGAATATTAGGCTGTACAGCGCCATTTGATGCAACGTATGATATGAATAACTGGGAAGCTTTATCAGTTGATCAAGTATTACCTGATTTGGTGAGAAGTTTAGCTGCTGAAACCGATTATATTATTTTATTATCGCATTTAGGTATAAATTGGGATCGAAAATTGGCACATGAGTATCCACAAATTAATTTAATTATTGGTAGTCATACCCATCACTTGTTAAAGAAAGGTGAATGGGTTGGAGATACGTTGCTTGGTGCAGCTGGTAAATGGGGTCAATATGTTGGTCAAATTACGCTAAATTTTGATGATCATCATCTTAAATCTGCTCAAGCTGAAACGATCAAAATAGAGGATCAACCGGAACAGGTTGGAGATCAAATTGAAATTACTAATTATCAGCAGACGGGTGAAAGATTGTTGCAACAATTTAAAGTTGCTAACATTCCGAACGCTTTACCAGCATCTTGGCAAAGCTCATCTCCATTAATGAAAGTGACTTTAGCTGCCATTCAGCAGCTGACTAGGACAAAATTAGCAATTTTAAATGGTGGCCTATTTCTTGGTGATTTAGAACAAGGAGTTATTACAAAAAATGATTTACACCGGATTCTACCACATCCGATGCGTGTTGTTAAAGTTCGTTTAAATGGCTATAATTTATGGCGATTAATTCGCGAAATGGAAAAAAATCGTAATCATTTACGAAACGCAATTGTTAAAGGAAATGGTTTCCGGGGCAAAATCTTTGGTGAACTCGTTTATGCAGGAATTAAATTTGATACCGAAGAAAAAAGGGTTATAGTTAATGGTCATTCAATTAATTTAAGCGCAGATTATGAGATTGCTACGGTGGATAACTTTATTTATTGTCCATTTTTTCCTACGTTAGAAATTGCTGGACACGCCAAGTATTGGGGGGATCGCTTTTTGCGAGATATTTTAGGAGAATATTTAGCCGAACTATATCCAGTTAGAAAGGGGTGA